The following coding sequences are from one Streptomyces sp. NBC_01485 window:
- a CDS encoding 2-oxoacid:acceptor oxidoreductase subunit alpha: MTSQVSSPAEQADGTGGADAAVVGEQRKPGGTKDVRRLDRVIIRFAGDSGDGMQLTGDRFTSETASFGNDLSTLPNFPAEIRAPAGTLPGVSSFQLHFADHDILTPGDAPNVLVAMNPAALKANIADVPRGAEIIVNTDEFTKRAMQKVGYAASPLEDGSLDGYQVHPVPLTTLTVEALKEFDLTRKEAERSKNMFALGLLSWMYHRPTEGTEKFLTSKFAKKPAIAAANIAAFRAGWNFGETTEDFAVSYEVAPAAKAFPVGTYRNISGNLALAYGLISASRQADLPLFLGSYPITPASDILHELSRHKNFGVRTFQAEDEIAGIGAALGAAFGGSLAVTTTSGPGVALKSETIGLAVSMELPLLVVDIQRGGPSTGLPTKTEQADLLQAMFGRNGEAPVPIVAPCTPADCFDAALEAARIALAYRTPVLLLSDGYLANGSEPWRIPELDALPDLRVQFAQGPNHTLDDGTEVFWPYKRDPQTLARPWAIPGTPGLEHRIGGIEKEDGTGNISYAPANHDFMVRTRQAKIDGIDVPDLVVDDPHGARTLVLGWGSTYGPITAAVRRLRRAGEAVAQAHLRHLNPFPRNLGAVLKRYDKVVVPEMNLGQLATLVRAKYLVDAQSYNQVNGMPFKAEQLATALKEAIDG; this comes from the coding sequence GTGACCAGTCAGGTCAGCAGCCCAGCGGAACAGGCCGACGGAACCGGCGGAGCGGACGCAGCCGTCGTGGGCGAGCAGCGCAAACCGGGCGGGACGAAGGACGTACGCCGTCTCGACCGGGTGATCATCAGGTTCGCGGGTGACTCGGGTGACGGTATGCAGCTCACCGGTGACCGTTTCACCTCGGAGACGGCGTCGTTCGGGAACGACCTCTCCACCCTGCCGAACTTTCCTGCCGAGATCCGTGCGCCCGCCGGCACCCTCCCCGGTGTCTCCTCGTTCCAGCTGCACTTCGCCGACCACGACATCCTCACGCCGGGTGATGCGCCCAATGTGCTGGTCGCCATGAATCCGGCGGCGCTGAAAGCGAACATCGCCGATGTGCCGCGCGGCGCGGAGATCATCGTCAACACGGACGAGTTCACCAAACGGGCGATGCAGAAGGTGGGGTACGCGGCCTCGCCGCTGGAGGACGGTTCCCTCGACGGTTACCAGGTCCACCCGGTCCCGCTGACCACTCTGACCGTCGAGGCACTCAAGGAATTCGACCTCACCCGCAAAGAGGCCGAGCGCAGCAAGAACATGTTCGCGCTCGGCCTCTTGTCATGGATGTACCACCGGCCGACCGAGGGCACCGAGAAGTTCCTGACGTCGAAGTTCGCGAAGAAGCCCGCGATCGCGGCCGCCAACATCGCCGCCTTCCGTGCCGGGTGGAACTTCGGTGAGACGACCGAGGACTTCGCGGTCAGTTACGAGGTCGCGCCGGCGGCGAAGGCCTTCCCGGTCGGCACCTACCGCAACATCTCCGGGAACCTGGCGCTGGCGTACGGGCTGATCAGCGCCTCCCGGCAGGCCGATCTGCCGTTGTTCCTGGGGTCGTACCCGATCACGCCGGCCTCCGACATCCTGCACGAGCTCAGCCGGCACAAGAACTTCGGCGTCCGTACCTTCCAGGCGGAGGACGAGATCGCGGGGATCGGCGCGGCGCTGGGGGCGGCCTTCGGCGGGTCCCTCGCCGTCACCACCACCTCCGGGCCGGGTGTGGCGCTGAAGTCCGAGACCATCGGGCTCGCCGTCTCGATGGAGCTGCCGCTGCTGGTCGTGGACATTCAGCGGGGCGGGCCGTCGACCGGTCTGCCGACCAAGACCGAGCAGGCCGACCTGTTGCAGGCGATGTTCGGGCGCAACGGCGAGGCCCCGGTGCCGATCGTCGCGCCCTGCACGCCCGCCGACTGCTTCGACGCGGCTCTGGAGGCGGCGCGGATCGCCCTCGCCTACCGCACCCCCGTCCTCCTCCTCTCCGACGGTTACCTGGCCAACGGCTCCGAGCCCTGGCGGATCCCTGAGCTGGACGCGCTGCCGGATCTGCGGGTGCAGTTCGCGCAGGGCCCGAACCACACGCTGGACGACGGCACCGAGGTCTTCTGGCCGTACAAACGCGACCCGCAGACCCTCGCCCGGCCGTGGGCGATCCCGGGCACCCCGGGGCTCGAGCACCGCATCGGCGGGATCGAGAAGGAGGACGGCACCGGAAACATCTCCTACGCCCCCGCCAACCACGACTTCATGGTCCGCACCCGCCAGGCCAAGATCGACGGCATCGACGTCCCGGACCTCGTCGTCGACGACCCGCACGGGGCGAGAACCCTGGTGCTGGGCTGGGGTTCCACCTACGGGCCCATCACCGCGGCGGTACGGCGGCTGCGCAGGGCGGGGGAGGCCGTGGCGCAGGCCCATCTGCGGCACCTGAACCCGTTCCCGCGCAACCTCGGCGCGGTGTTGAAGCGTTACGACAAGGTCGTCGTCCCCGAGATGAACCTCGGTCAGCTCGCCACCCTCGTACGGGCGAAATACCTGGTCGACGCGCAGTCGTACAACCAGGTCAACGGGATGCCGTTCAAGGCGGAGCAGCTCGCCACGGCGCTGAAGGAGGCCATCGATGGCTGA
- a CDS encoding sensor histidine kinase, with amino-acid sequence MATQYEQHGQYGQYERHEQRHSEYDEYGRRGGERRRRLPAGLREPLTARHWGELLYVLLGLPIGVVLFSFAVTMLSLGAGLLVTFLGIPVLAAGLAACRGFGALERARARGLLGLEVADPEPLRVRAGGGAMAWMGAVLKNGTSWRNVLYAVLQLPWAVFSFGVAVTVWSFGWSMLTYPLWFWLFPMYGGQGGLQLYGDEQHSVYLDNPFEITVTALVGLLITLATPWIVRALTTVDRLLVHGLLGPSSLGARVVELESDRGVVVDTAAADLRRIERDLHDGAQARLVALAMDLGLAKEKLREDPQAAARMVNEAHGEVKTALQELRDLARGIHPAVLTDRGLDAALSAVASRCVVPVRVEVDLVERPAPAIEGIAYFTVSELLQNISKHSGARSAAVDVWRVEERLMLQVVDDGVGGAGASGGGSGLAGLAGRLDAVDGILVVDSPVGGPTRVTAELPWRAEGV; translated from the coding sequence ATGGCCACGCAGTACGAGCAGCACGGACAGTACGGACAGTACGAGCGGCACGAGCAGCGCCACAGCGAGTACGACGAGTACGGGCGTCGGGGCGGGGAACGTCGGCGTCGGTTGCCGGCGGGGCTGCGGGAGCCGCTCACCGCGCGCCACTGGGGTGAGCTGCTGTACGTCCTGCTCGGTCTGCCGATCGGCGTCGTGCTGTTCTCCTTCGCGGTCACGATGCTGTCGCTGGGCGCGGGTCTGCTGGTGACGTTCCTCGGTATCCCGGTGCTGGCGGCGGGACTGGCCGCCTGCCGTGGCTTCGGGGCGCTGGAGCGGGCGCGGGCGCGCGGGCTGCTCGGGCTGGAGGTCGCCGATCCCGAGCCGCTGCGGGTGCGGGCGGGCGGGGGCGCGATGGCGTGGATGGGGGCCGTTCTGAAGAACGGCACGTCGTGGCGGAACGTGCTGTACGCGGTGCTGCAGTTGCCGTGGGCGGTGTTCTCCTTCGGCGTCGCCGTGACCGTGTGGTCGTTCGGCTGGAGCATGCTGACGTATCCGCTGTGGTTCTGGCTCTTCCCGATGTACGGCGGTCAGGGCGGGCTTCAGCTCTACGGCGACGAGCAGCACAGTGTCTACCTCGACAACCCGTTCGAGATCACCGTGACGGCGCTGGTGGGGCTGCTGATCACGCTGGCCACGCCGTGGATCGTGCGGGCGCTGACGACGGTGGACCGGCTGCTGGTGCACGGGCTGCTGGGGCCGTCGTCGCTGGGGGCGCGGGTGGTGGAGCTGGAGTCGGACCGGGGGGTCGTGGTGGACACGGCGGCCGCCGATCTGCGCCGCATCGAGCGTGATCTGCATGACGGGGCGCAGGCCCGGCTGGTGGCGCTGGCGATGGATCTGGGGCTGGCGAAGGAGAAGCTGCGGGAGGATCCGCAGGCGGCGGCGCGGATGGTGAACGAGGCGCACGGTGAGGTGAAGACGGCGTTGCAGGAGCTGCGGGATCTGGCGCGCGGGATTCATCCGGCGGTGCTGACGGACCGGGGACTGGACGCGGCGCTGTCGGCGGTGGCGTCGCGGTGTGTGGTGCCGGTGCGGGTGGAGGTGGATCTGGTGGAGCGGCCGGCGCCGGCGATCGAGGGGATCGCGTACTTCACCGTCTCCGAGCTGCTGCAGAACATCAGCAAGCACAGCGGGGCGCGGTCGGCTGCTGTCGATGTGTGGCGGGTGGAGGAGCGGTTGATGTTGCAGGTCGTGGATGACGGGGTGGGCGGAGCGGGCGCCTCCGGCGGGGGGTCGGGGTTGGCTGGGCTTGCGGGGCGGTTGGATGCGGTGGACGGGATTCTGGTGGTGGATTCGCCGGTGGGCGGGCCTACTCGGGTGACCGCGGAGTTGCCCTGGCGGGCGGAGGGGGTCTGA
- a CDS encoding response regulator transcription factor produces the protein MEDRVRVVIAEDSVLLREGLTRLLTDRGHDVVAGVGDAEALVKTITELDDEGALPDVVVADVRMPPTHTDEGVRAAVQLRKAHPGLGVLVLSQYVEERYATELLAGSSRGVGYLLKDRVAEVREFVDAVVRVAQGGTALDPEVVAQLLGRSRKQDVLAGLTPREREVLGLMAEGRTNSAIARQLVVSDGAVEKHVSNIFLKLGLSPSDGDHRRVLAVLTYLNS, from the coding sequence GTGGAGGACAGGGTGCGGGTGGTCATCGCCGAGGATTCGGTGCTGTTGCGGGAGGGGCTGACCCGGTTGCTGACCGACCGGGGGCATGACGTGGTCGCGGGGGTCGGGGACGCCGAGGCGCTGGTCAAGACCATCACCGAGCTGGACGACGAGGGCGCGCTGCCCGACGTCGTCGTCGCGGATGTGCGGATGCCGCCCACGCACACGGACGAAGGGGTGCGGGCCGCCGTACAACTGCGCAAGGCGCATCCCGGGCTCGGGGTGCTGGTGCTGTCGCAGTACGTGGAGGAGCGGTACGCCACCGAACTGTTGGCCGGTTCCAGTCGCGGGGTCGGGTATCTGCTCAAGGACCGCGTGGCCGAGGTGCGGGAGTTCGTGGACGCGGTGGTGCGGGTCGCCCAGGGGGGCACCGCCCTCGACCCTGAGGTCGTCGCGCAGCTCCTCGGGCGCAGCCGGAAGCAGGATGTGCTGGCGGGGCTGACGCCTCGGGAGCGCGAAGTTCTAGGGCTGATGGCCGAGGGGCGGACGAACTCGGCGATCGCCCGGCAGCTCGTCGTCAGCGACGGGGCCGTGGAGAAGCACGTCAGCAACATCTTCCTGAAGCTCGGCCTGTCCCCGAGCGACGGGGATCACCGCCGGGTGCTCGCGGTCCTCACCTATCTCAATTCATGA